The following coding sequences are from one Oncorhynchus clarkii lewisi isolate Uvic-CL-2024 chromosome 20, UVic_Ocla_1.0, whole genome shotgun sequence window:
- the LOC139376355 gene encoding dehydrogenase/reductase SDR family member 12, whose product MSFYRNIVWFLKGIHEYTRSGYEQAAKHFVAKELDVAVVGRSFIITGANSGIGKATATAIAKKGGTVHMLCRNKERAEKAKEDIVRETGNTEVYVHHLDMSETHKVWEFAESFKMQYPSLNVLINNAGCMVNKREVNDDGLEKNFATNTLGVYLLTQSLIPLLQKSRDPRVITVTSGGMLVQKLQPDDLQSAKGSFDGTMVYAQNKRQQVVLTEQWAKHHPAIHFSVMHPGWADTPAVSTSMPQFHQMMGERLRSAEQGADTVVWLALTRAAGRTRSGKFFQDRRAVPAHLPLAWTHSSPEEVRSFMTQLEILAQAAKQPRTDAQPSFDPTY is encoded by the exons ATGTCTTTCTACCGCAATATCGTCTGGTTTCTCAAAGGAATTCACGAATACACAAG GAGTGGCTATGAGCAAGCTGCTAAACACTTTGTGGCCAAGGAGCTGGATGTGGCTGTGGTAGGAAGGTCCTTCATAATAACAGGAGCTAACAGTGGCATAGGGAAAGCCACTGCCACGGCTATAGCTAAGAAAG GTGGTACAGTCCACATGTTATGCAGGAACAAGGAGAGAGCTGAGAAGGCCAAAGAAGATATTGtcagggagacaggaaacacg GAAGTATACGTTCACCATCTGGATATGTCCGAGACACACAAGGTGTGGGAGTTTGCTGAATCCTTTAAGATGCAATACCCCTCCCTCAATGTGCTG ATTAATAATGCTGGGTGTATGGTGAACAAGAGAGAGGTGAACGATGATGGTTTGGAGAAGAACTTTGCCACCAACACACTGG GAGTGTATCTTCTCACCCAGAGCCTCATTCCACTACTTCAGAAGAGCAGGGATCCGAGGGTG ATAACAGTAACATCAGGGGGCATGCTTGTCCAGAAACTCCAACCTGATGACCTCCAGTCTGCAAAAGGTTCCTTTGACGGCACCATGGTCTACGCACAGAATAag agacagcaggtggtGCTGACAGAACAATGGGCCAAACACCACCCAGCCATCCACTTCTCCGTCATGCACCCTGGATGGGCCGACACACCAG cggTTTCTACATCTATGCCTCAGTTCCACCAGATGATGGGGGAAAGGCTGCGTAGTGCAGAGCAGGGAGCTGACACTGTGGTGTGGCTGGCACTGACCCGTGCTGCTGGCAGAACACGCAGCGGAAAGTTCTTCCAAG ATCGGCGGGCGGTCCCGGCCCACCTGCCCCTGGCCTGGACCCACAGTTCCCCCGAGGAGGTCCGGTCCTTCATGACCCAGCTGGAGATCTTGGCCCAGGCTGCAAAGCAGCCTCGCACTGACGCACAGCCCAGTTTTGACCCAACTTATTGA